A stretch of the Enoplosus armatus isolate fEnoArm2 chromosome 13, fEnoArm2.hap1, whole genome shotgun sequence genome encodes the following:
- the LOC139295118 gene encoding ATP-sensitive inward rectifier potassium channel 1-like, which translates to MVSLSSSRMFQLLQSHIQPAGQRSRKTRLVTKDGRCNIEFGNIEYGNHFAYLVDFWTTFVEIRWRFVLLLFVASFTGSWFVFSLLWYWIAKSNGDLTGQNRTDGHVQCIDNVNGLTTAFLYSLETQTTIGYGGRALTGHCAGTVALIIVQSLIGVFINCFMCGVVLAKISLPKKRAKTVTFSDTAVVCLKKGSLCLLIRVANLRKTLLIGSQIYGKLLRTTTTADGETIILDQVDIDFMVDAGKDNLFFVCPLTLYHVINRSSPLYEMSADSLAQQDFELVVFLDGTAESTSSSCQVRTSYIPQEIQWGYSFLPIISRTKMGKYRVDFSNFSKSVKVTTPHCVHCFETDTDQRNHNGHNQEKHNNGQKLGIDNLAFQVIDIHDSVVTKM; encoded by the exons ATGGTCTCACTTAGCAG CTCCAGGATGTTCCAGCTGCTCCAGAGTCACATCCAGCCAGCTGGACAGCGAAGCCGCAAAACCCGCCTGGTCACCAAAGACGGACGCTGCAACATTGAGTTCGGCAACATTGAATACGGAAACCACTTTGCGTACCTGGTGGACTTCTGGACCACCTTCGTGGAGATCCGCTGGCGCttcgtcctcctcctgtttgtgGCTTCGTTCACGGGCAGCTGGTTCGTTTTCAGCCTGCTCTGGTACTGGATCGCAAAGAGCAACGGGGATCTGACGGGACAGAACCGCACAGACGGACATGTCCAGTGCATAGACAATGTCAACGGCCTCACAACGGCGTTCCTCTACTCCCTGGAGACCCAGACCACCATTGGGTACGGGGGCAGGGCCCTGACCGGGCATTGTGCAGGCACTGTGGCTCTAATTATAGTCCAGTCTCTAATCGGCGTCTTCATCAATTGCTTCATGTGTGGCGTCGTCTTGGCCAAGATCTCCTTACCCAAAAAAAGGGCGAAGACGGTCACCTTCAGCGACACAGCTGTCGTCTGCTTGAAGAAAGGAAGTCTGTGTCTCTTGATCAGAGTGGCAAACCTCCGAAAGACCTTGCTAATCGGGAGCCAGATCTACGGCAAGCTGCTTAGGACGACAACCACAGCAGATGGAGAGACCATCATCCTGGACCAGGTGGACATTGACTTTATGGTTGACGCAGGCAAGgacaacttgttttttgtttgcccTCTGACCCTCTACCACGTGATTAACAGATCGAGCCCACTCTACGAGATGTCGGCTGACTCTCTCGCCCAGCAGGACTTTGAGCTGGTGGTCTTTTTGGACGGCACGGCCGAGtccaccagctcctcctgtcaGGTCCGAACCTCCTACATCCCCCAGGAGATTCAGTGGGGGTACAGCTTCCTGCCCATCATCTCCCGCACCAAGATGGGAAAGTACCGTGTGGATTTCTCAAACTTTTCCAAAAGCGTCAAGGTCACCACGCCGCACTGCGTCCACTGCTTCGAGACGGACACAGACCAGAGAAACCACAACGGTCACAACCAAGAAAAGCACAACAACGGGCAGAAGTTGGGGATCGACAACCTGGCGTTCCAGGTGATCGACATTCACGACTCTGTGGTCACTAAAATGTGA